One segment of Pseudobythopirellula maris DNA contains the following:
- a CDS encoding MogA/MoaB family molybdenum cofactor biosynthesis protein, which produces MSPPTDPSKPAGTPPQQHRREAPEKVRCAVVTVSDTRTEHNDRGGNLLAELLTVAGHEVALRRLTPDEPGGIRALVLGFADDPSVDAVLLTGGTGIAARDQTCETLEALFDKPLPGYGEIFRALSYEEIGPAAMLSRATGGVARRTVVLSMPGSPAAVRLAVEKLIGPELGHLVREATR; this is translated from the coding sequence ATGAGCCCCCCCACTGACCCTTCGAAGCCCGCGGGTACGCCTCCCCAGCAGCACCGCCGCGAAGCCCCCGAAAAAGTCCGCTGCGCGGTCGTCACGGTGAGCGACACCCGCACCGAGCACAACGACCGCGGCGGCAACCTGCTCGCCGAGTTGCTGACGGTCGCCGGCCACGAGGTCGCCCTCCGGCGTCTCACGCCCGACGAGCCCGGGGGGATCCGCGCGTTGGTCCTCGGCTTCGCGGACGACCCCTCAGTCGACGCGGTGCTGCTCACCGGCGGCACGGGGATCGCCGCCCGCGACCAGACGTGCGAAACGCTCGAGGCGCTGTTCGACAAGCCGCTTCCGGGCTACGGCGAGATCTTCCGCGCGCTCAGCTACGAGGAGATCGGCCCCGCCGCCATGCTCAGCCGGGCGACCGGCGGCGTCGCGCGGCGGACGGTGGTGCTCTCGATGCCCGGCTCGCCGGCCGCGGTGCGGCTGGCGGTCGAGAAGCTGATCGGCCCCGAATTGGGGCACCTGGTCCGCGAGGCGACCCGCTGA
- a CDS encoding HEAT repeat domain-containing protein, which translates to MPRTPHIPLVLIAALVACDARLACAESVELETGGRVEGALIRDGANDRSRVTLELSNGRLVLDRSQVDRITTEPTEKTEYTLRAPTTPDNTEAQWAFALWCRDRGLSDQMRTHLERVVQLDPNHEEARLLLGYQQVNGGWVTREQLLEARGLVRYEGDFRTRQEVALLQRKKLAEQAAEQWRDKLGRWRRDLNSSRTETALDAQRRFEEVRDPAAATALVRLLRGESDPLVQLLLIQTLGYIDNSAAVEALVSLSLESPDGEVRMACVEALVEAERRGLVGPYVRALSSRDNAMINRAGEALGMLGEPAAIGPLIGALVTEHRHQVGNDSGGDSYSLNTGTGQHSFGGGGPKIIRRQIRNPSVLAALAKLSGVNFSYNVRAWENWLSSQARATPVDLRRDF; encoded by the coding sequence ATGCCCCGCACTCCGCACATCCCCCTCGTCCTGATCGCCGCCCTCGTGGCTTGCGACGCGCGACTGGCGTGCGCCGAATCGGTCGAGCTCGAAACCGGCGGCCGGGTCGAAGGCGCCTTGATCCGCGACGGGGCGAACGACCGCTCGCGGGTCACGCTCGAGCTGAGCAACGGCCGTCTGGTGCTCGACCGCAGCCAAGTCGACCGCATCACAACCGAGCCCACGGAGAAGACCGAGTACACCCTGCGGGCGCCGACCACCCCCGACAACACCGAGGCCCAGTGGGCTTTCGCACTGTGGTGTCGTGACCGCGGGCTGAGCGATCAGATGCGCACGCACCTCGAGCGTGTCGTCCAACTCGACCCGAACCACGAAGAGGCGCGGCTGCTGCTCGGCTACCAACAAGTCAACGGCGGCTGGGTCACCCGCGAGCAATTGCTCGAAGCGCGGGGTTTGGTGCGTTACGAAGGCGACTTCCGGACGAGGCAAGAGGTCGCGTTGCTCCAGCGCAAGAAGCTCGCCGAGCAGGCCGCCGAGCAATGGCGCGACAAGCTCGGCCGCTGGCGCCGCGATTTGAACTCCTCTCGCACCGAGACCGCTCTCGACGCCCAGCGTCGCTTCGAAGAAGTCCGCGACCCCGCCGCGGCGACCGCCCTGGTGCGTCTGCTGCGTGGCGAGTCGGACCCGTTGGTGCAGCTGCTCCTGATTCAGACCTTGGGATACATCGACAACTCGGCCGCGGTCGAGGCGCTCGTGAGCCTATCGCTCGAGAGCCCCGACGGCGAGGTCCGCATGGCGTGCGTCGAAGCGCTCGTCGAAGCCGAACGACGGGGGCTCGTGGGGCCCTACGTCCGGGCGCTCTCCAGCCGCGACAACGCTATGATCAACCGGGCGGGAGAGGCGCTCGGCATGCTGGGCGAGCCCGCGGCCATCGGCCCGCTGATCGGCGCCTTGGTGACCGAGCACCGCCATCAAGTGGGCAACGACTCGGGGGGCGACTCCTACTCGCTCAACACCGGCACGGGGCAGCACTCGTTCGGCGGCGGCGGGCCGAAGATCATCCGCCGACAGATCCGCAACCCGAGCGTGCTCGCCGCGCTGGCCAAGCTGAGCGGAGTGAACTTTTCCTACAACGTGCGGGCGTGGGAGAACTGGCTTTCGTCGCAAGCGCGGGCGACGCCGGTCGACCTGCGCCGCGATTTCTGA
- a CDS encoding CoA-binding protein, which yields MPTVAIVGASSDPTKFGHKSLVAHRDCGYDVYPINPKGGQIEGLKAYRALAEAPVERFDRVSLYVPPAVGLGLLDEIAAKGCDELWLNPGADAPEVVAKARELGLEPIVACSIVDCRKSL from the coding sequence ATGCCCACCGTTGCAATCGTCGGCGCGAGCAGCGACCCGACCAAATTCGGCCACAAGAGCCTCGTCGCCCACCGCGATTGCGGCTACGACGTTTACCCGATCAACCCCAAGGGGGGCCAGATCGAGGGGCTCAAAGCGTACCGCGCGCTCGCCGAGGCGCCGGTCGAGCGGTTCGACCGTGTCTCGCTCTACGTGCCGCCGGCCGTCGGGCTGGGGCTGCTCGACGAGATCGCGGCGAAGGGCTGCGACGAGCTGTGGCTCAACCCCGGCGCCGACGCCCCCGAGGTCGTCGCCAAGGCGCGCGAGCTGGGCCTCGAGCCGATCGTGGCGTGCAGCATCGTCGATTGCCGAAAGTCGCTGTAG
- a CDS encoding MerR family transcriptional regulator — translation MPSVSRDAADPTEHAHGQDLAGMYTAAMLAEVCGVPTATVRRWERRGRVHATRRLNRLSYYDFREASVARLLAALLAAGHTGAQIDRMIDQLAQSFPGTERPLLELPLVVEGGRLYVRNGDALYEPDGQRRLDFETAPPSSPEAAGSLVLPFTPPAQELPSPSDLEERAFALQAEGDLSAAIDTMRLAILHAESGGGCDGETHFALAEMLYESGDTAAACERYYVALERDPELVEARLNLGCVLAERGRLDLAEGAFRGALELHDNYADAHFYLARALDRLARSDEAAAHWERFLAVAPDSPWSQECRERLARPTGGPAPG, via the coding sequence TTGCCCTCAGTTTCCCGCGATGCCGCCGACCCCACCGAGCACGCGCACGGCCAAGACTTAGCGGGCATGTACACCGCGGCGATGCTCGCCGAGGTTTGCGGCGTGCCCACGGCGACGGTGCGCCGCTGGGAGCGACGGGGTCGGGTTCACGCCACCAGGCGATTGAACCGTTTGTCGTATTACGACTTCCGCGAGGCGAGCGTCGCCCGGCTGCTCGCCGCGTTGCTCGCCGCCGGGCACACCGGCGCGCAAATCGACCGCATGATCGATCAGCTCGCGCAGTCGTTCCCCGGCACGGAGCGTCCGCTGCTCGAGCTGCCGCTCGTGGTCGAGGGGGGGCGTCTCTACGTGCGCAACGGCGACGCGCTCTACGAGCCCGACGGCCAGCGGCGTCTCGACTTCGAGACCGCGCCGCCTTCTTCGCCCGAGGCCGCCGGCTCGCTCGTCTTGCCGTTCACTCCGCCGGCCCAAGAACTTCCTAGCCCCAGCGACCTGGAGGAACGGGCCTTCGCCTTGCAGGCGGAGGGCGACCTGTCGGCGGCGATCGACACGATGCGGCTCGCCATCCTCCACGCCGAGTCCGGCGGCGGGTGCGATGGCGAAACGCACTTCGCACTGGCCGAGATGCTCTACGAGTCGGGCGACACCGCGGCGGCTTGCGAGCGCTACTACGTTGCTTTGGAGCGCGACCCGGAGTTGGTCGAGGCGCGGCTGAACCTGGGGTGCGTGCTCGCCGAGCGTGGTCGGCTCGATCTGGCCGAAGGCGCCTTCCGGGGCGCCCTCGAGCTGCACGACAACTACGCCGATGCCCATTTCTACCTGGCTCGCGCGCTCGATCGCCTCGCCCGCAGCGACGAGGCGGCCGCGCATTGGGAGCGGTTTCTGGCCGTCGCCCCCGACAGCCCGTGGTCCCAGGAGTGCCGAGAGCGGCTCGCCCGGCCCACCGGGGGGCCGGCGCCGGGCTAG
- a CDS encoding lipoate--protein ligase family protein, translating to MLLLDHTRPAPKANLACDEALLNGLDKGAELLRFWESPNPFVVLGRGSRVAEEVDRAACEAAGAPIERRVSGGATVLAGPGCLMYALLLDLEKRPELADVTRAHTFVLGVLAKSLGAIEPSACCAGTNDLTFAPEGDDAPLRKFAGNSVRMTRSRLLYHGAVLYDFDLGLIERWLLAPPRQPDYRERRPHGEFVANLPTTAERLRETFATAWGADEAYDPTGLDSEIDRLVSERYSQESWTFGR from the coding sequence TTGCTGCTCCTCGACCACACCCGCCCCGCTCCCAAGGCGAACCTGGCCTGCGACGAGGCCTTGCTGAACGGCCTCGACAAGGGCGCCGAGTTGCTGCGGTTCTGGGAGAGCCCCAACCCGTTCGTGGTGCTGGGGCGCGGCTCGCGGGTGGCGGAAGAGGTCGACCGGGCGGCGTGCGAGGCGGCCGGCGCGCCGATCGAGCGCCGGGTGAGCGGCGGCGCCACGGTTCTCGCCGGGCCGGGCTGCCTGATGTACGCCCTGCTGCTCGACCTCGAGAAGCGGCCCGAGCTGGCCGACGTGACCCGCGCCCACACGTTCGTGCTCGGCGTCTTGGCCAAGAGCCTCGGTGCGATCGAACCCAGCGCCTGCTGCGCGGGGACCAACGACCTCACCTTCGCCCCCGAGGGAGACGACGCCCCGCTGCGCAAGTTCGCCGGCAACAGCGTGCGGATGACGCGCTCGCGGCTGCTCTACCACGGCGCCGTTCTGTACGACTTCGACCTCGGGTTGATCGAGCGCTGGCTGCTCGCCCCGCCGCGGCAGCCCGACTACCGCGAGCGGCGCCCCCACGGCGAGTTCGTCGCCAACCTGCCGACCACCGCCGAGCGGCTGCGTGAGACTTTCGCCACGGCGTGGGGGGCCGACGAGGCGTATGACCCCACGGGGCTCGACTCGGAGATCGATCGCCTTGTCAGTGAGCGTTACTCGCAAGAATCGTGGACCTTCGGACGCTGA
- a CDS encoding NUDIX hydrolase codes for MHRRPLLAMLADYAARQPDELAMIERIRSLVESHDDCFDRTCRPGHVTASAWVLSSDRRRCLLLHHKKLGRWLQPGGHADGDADVTRVALREATEESGLAQLSVLTTSVFDVDVHPIPERRNAAGELVDTAHDHHDVRFLLGAEGPDDLVLSDESHALGWFTPAEVRAQTDEASVLRLLDKAAPWIASE; via the coding sequence ATGCACCGCCGCCCCCTGCTAGCGATGCTCGCCGACTACGCCGCCCGGCAGCCGGACGAGTTGGCGATGATCGAACGCATCCGCTCACTCGTTGAATCGCACGACGACTGCTTCGATCGCACCTGCCGTCCGGGGCACGTGACGGCGAGCGCGTGGGTGCTCTCGAGCGACCGCCGCCGCTGCCTGCTCTTGCACCACAAGAAGCTCGGCCGCTGGCTGCAGCCGGGCGGCCACGCCGACGGCGACGCCGACGTGACCCGGGTCGCCCTGCGCGAGGCGACCGAGGAGTCGGGGCTTGCGCAACTCTCGGTCCTCACGACTTCGGTCTTCGATGTCGACGTCCACCCGATCCCCGAGCGGCGCAACGCCGCGGGCGAGCTTGTCGACACCGCCCACGACCACCACGACGTGCGGTTCCTGCTCGGCGCCGAGGGCCCCGACGATCTGGTGCTCAGCGACGAGTCGCACGCCCTGGGGTGGTTCACGCCGGCCGAGGTGCGCGCCCAGACCGACGAGGCGAGTGTGCTGCGGCTGCTCGACAAAGCGGCCCCGTGGATCGCCAGCGAATAA
- a CDS encoding DNA-deoxyinosine glycosylase codes for MIARSFAPVADARARVLVLGSMPGVASLEAQRYYAHPRNAFWPIMGELFGARPDLPYAVRCNRLREAGVALWDVLSECRREGSLDTSIERDSEAVNDLAGLLTRYPRITLVAFNGQKAETAFRRHAVPTLDESTQKRLSFVRLPSTSPAHAARSFEEKLAAWRDALSVDGIV; via the coding sequence GTGATCGCCCGCAGCTTCGCGCCGGTCGCCGACGCTCGGGCGCGCGTGCTGGTCTTGGGCTCGATGCCGGGCGTCGCTTCGCTCGAGGCGCAGCGGTACTACGCCCACCCGCGCAACGCCTTTTGGCCGATCATGGGCGAGTTGTTCGGCGCGCGCCCCGATCTTCCGTACGCCGTGCGGTGCAATCGGCTCCGCGAGGCGGGCGTTGCGCTGTGGGACGTGCTCAGCGAGTGCCGCCGCGAGGGGAGCCTCGACACATCGATCGAGCGCGACAGCGAAGCGGTGAACGACCTAGCCGGACTGCTGACGCGTTACCCCCGCATCACGCTCGTGGCGTTCAACGGCCAGAAGGCCGAGACCGCGTTCCGCCGCCACGCCGTTCCGACGCTCGATGAATCGACGCAAAAGCGGCTGTCGTTCGTGCGGCTGCCCTCGACGAGCCCAGCGCACGCGGCGCGGAGTTTCGAGGAAAAACTCGCCGCCTGGCGCGACGCGTTGTCCGTTGACGGTATCGTTTGA
- a CDS encoding class II aldolase/adducin family protein, with protein sequence MDAPAEVLAQLIDLSRWLGAPEQDCAILGEGNASALVDENTFLVKASGATLGALGEGDVVTIDLRAALDALDDPSIDDHNVGDRLADVQTAGKPLRPSVETWLHAVCLDLEGISFVGHTHPTAINALSCTTDFEGALAGRLFPDEIVVCGAEPLLAPYVDPGIVLARVMRDEIMAFVERVGEAPKTIYLRNHGFIALGPTASAVKQITAMAVKTARIRQGALAAGGIHLLTPAEVDKIAKRPDEHYRQRFLARQAAAQQGGA encoded by the coding sequence ATGGACGCCCCCGCCGAAGTGCTCGCCCAACTCATCGACTTGTCGCGCTGGCTCGGCGCGCCGGAACAAGACTGCGCGATCTTGGGCGAGGGGAACGCCTCGGCCCTGGTCGATGAGAACACCTTCCTCGTGAAAGCGAGCGGCGCCACGCTCGGCGCGCTCGGCGAAGGCGACGTGGTGACGATCGACCTGCGGGCCGCGCTCGACGCGCTCGACGACCCGTCGATCGACGACCACAACGTCGGCGACCGGCTCGCCGACGTGCAGACGGCCGGCAAGCCGCTGCGGCCCTCGGTCGAGACCTGGCTGCACGCCGTCTGCCTCGACCTGGAAGGCATTTCCTTTGTCGGGCACACACATCCCACCGCCATCAACGCGCTGAGCTGCACAACCGACTTCGAGGGGGCGCTCGCCGGTCGGCTGTTCCCGGACGAGATCGTCGTCTGCGGCGCCGAGCCGCTCTTGGCGCCGTACGTCGATCCCGGCATCGTGCTCGCCCGGGTGATGCGCGACGAGATCATGGCGTTCGTCGAACGCGTGGGCGAGGCGCCCAAGACGATCTACCTCCGCAATCACGGTTTCATCGCATTGGGACCCACCGCCAGTGCGGTGAAGCAGATCACGGCGATGGCGGTTAAAACGGCCCGCATCCGCCAGGGCGCGCTGGCCGCCGGCGGGATCCATCTGCTCACGCCGGCCGAGGTCGACAAGATCGCCAAGCGGCCCGACGAGCATTACCGCCAGCGGTTCCTCGCCCGCCAGGCCGCAGCGCAGCAGGGCGGGGCGTGA
- a CDS encoding glycoside hydrolase family 28 protein yields the protein MRYALAFPLILAVAAATAEPPMPTAESVGPEAMPHEVAPVEAPFDLPAFARPTFPDRTISIADRGAVEGGEKLATVAIQSSIDEASAAGGGVVAVPAGEWLTGRITLKSNVNLRVEKGAVLKFSGEIEAYLPVVFTRNEGIEIMGVGALIYAHDQENIAVTGGGELRGPDDGPAREAWRGLSDQIVDPTLPVAERVFDGREGRHYFRPYFISPIECRGVWVEGVTLRNGPMWNIVPVYCEGVVVRGVTIHSQGVVNGDGVNIESCRNVLVEYCRTDTGDDCYALKAGRDKDGLRTKRPVENVVIRRCHAEGGFGGVTCGSETAGGVRNLLVEDCVFDGVRHCAYMKTRRPRGGGVEKVWVRRVAFDCYNHGVFFDMIGSPMYVGELGERLPKRELTDATPYYRDIHFSRLVGTAGRDAFKIKGLPESPATRVLIERTEIEAPSLINLTDTRDLTVRDSVFRTEEARVQLLDTADVTFERTHFETPGGAVSVELSGPDAGAVAFLECEPPLTTMNVTADDPSLVTAE from the coding sequence ATGCGCTACGCGCTAGCTTTCCCCCTAATCCTTGCCGTCGCCGCCGCGACGGCCGAGCCGCCGATGCCGACCGCCGAGAGCGTCGGTCCCGAGGCGATGCCGCACGAGGTGGCGCCGGTCGAGGCGCCGTTCGACCTGCCGGCTTTCGCTAGGCCGACCTTCCCCGACCGCACGATCAGCATCGCCGACCGCGGCGCCGTCGAGGGTGGCGAGAAGCTCGCCACCGTGGCGATCCAGTCGTCGATCGACGAGGCGTCGGCCGCGGGGGGCGGCGTGGTCGCCGTGCCGGCGGGCGAGTGGCTCACCGGACGCATCACGCTCAAGTCGAACGTCAATCTCCGCGTCGAGAAGGGGGCGGTCCTCAAGTTCTCGGGCGAGATCGAAGCCTACCTGCCCGTGGTCTTTACCCGCAACGAGGGGATCGAGATCATGGGCGTTGGCGCGCTGATCTACGCGCACGATCAGGAGAACATCGCCGTAACCGGCGGCGGCGAGCTCCGTGGCCCCGACGACGGGCCGGCCCGCGAGGCGTGGCGTGGGCTCTCGGACCAGATCGTCGACCCCACCCTGCCGGTCGCCGAGCGGGTGTTCGACGGCCGTGAAGGACGCCATTACTTCCGCCCGTACTTCATCTCGCCAATCGAGTGCCGCGGCGTGTGGGTCGAGGGCGTCACGCTCCGCAACGGGCCGATGTGGAATATCGTGCCGGTCTACTGCGAGGGCGTGGTGGTGCGCGGCGTCACGATCCACAGCCAGGGCGTGGTGAACGGCGACGGCGTCAACATCGAGTCGTGCCGCAACGTGCTCGTCGAGTACTGCCGCACCGACACCGGCGACGACTGCTACGCCCTGAAGGCGGGCCGCGACAAAGACGGCCTGCGGACCAAGCGGCCGGTGGAGAACGTCGTCATCCGCCGCTGCCACGCCGAGGGCGGCTTCGGCGGCGTCACCTGCGGCAGCGAAACGGCGGGCGGGGTGCGCAATCTGCTGGTCGAGGACTGTGTGTTCGACGGCGTCAGGCACTGCGCCTACATGAAGACCCGCCGCCCGCGCGGTGGCGGGGTTGAGAAGGTGTGGGTCCGCCGCGTCGCGTTCGACTGCTACAACCACGGGGTGTTCTTCGACATGATCGGCTCGCCGATGTACGTCGGCGAGTTGGGCGAGCGGCTGCCGAAGCGCGAGCTTACCGACGCGACCCCCTACTACCGCGACATCCATTTCAGCCGGCTGGTGGGAACCGCCGGCCGCGACGCCTTCAAAATCAAAGGCCTGCCCGAGAGCCCGGCGACGCGCGTCTTGATCGAACGCACGGAGATCGAGGCGCCAAGCCTCATCAACCTGACCGACACGCGCGACCTGACGGTGCGCGACTCCGTGTTCCGCACCGAAGAGGCCCGCGTCCAATTGCTCGACACGGCGGACGTGACTTTCGAGCGGACCCATTTTGAGACACCCGGCGGCGCCGTTTCGGTCGAGCTATCGGGGCCCGACGCCGGCGCGGTTGCGTTTCTCGAGTGTGAGCCGCCTCTCACTACGATGAACGTGACCGCCGACGACCCGTCGTTGGTCACGGCCGAGTAA
- a CDS encoding glycoside hydrolase family 2 TIM barrel-domain containing protein, whose translation MFHRAQVASAFALLIAIACACAQAADAPDWENEQVVQIDRLTARATFWPFDTAEAARRGDRDDSSRVMSLDGDWRFHWVPTPGERPAEFYAPSFDASAWKTIPVPSNWEMHGYGTPIYVSAGYPFKIDPPRVTSAPDRGDTCFEERNPVGSYRRTFTLPAGWKGQRVFLHFAGVEGAFYVWLNGERVGYSQGSRSPAEFEITHHARSGVNYLAVEVYRFSDGSYLEDQDMWRLSGVHREVVLYTTPPERLADFAVRTTLADDRRTATVAIEPELDAPRDGDLAGWRVQAELYDAAGAPIGKAEHDAEPILNRAARAGILVDRTPQRGQPKFGWLEISVPQPRLWNAETPNLYRLVLSLVDAEGAAVEATGCDVGLRDVRVSGGQLLVNGQPVRLRGVNRHEHDPVTGHAVSRERMVEDIELLKRANVNAVRTSHYPNDPRWYELCDRYGLYVMDEADLETHGLRGKLASDPRWASAFLDRGVRLAERDKNHPSVIVWSLGNESGYGPNFAAIAAWLRAFDPTRPIHYEGAQDSPSDPETVDFVSRFYPRVREEYLNPGVLDAQAPERPENARWLRLLDLADQEESDRPVLTSEYAHAMGNAMGNLTEYWDEIYSHPRMLGGFVWDWVDQGIERHTPDGRRYLAYGGDFGDEPNHGAFCLNGVVMADRGLTAKYQAVKKAYQPVKFERGDDGLTVRLTNRNHFTDLSAYEIRWSIERGGEQIASGALPSIGAAPGETAEATVPFTADGQPGELWLRVSVHSKSPTAWADAGHEVAWGQWRLPELETDTTDRPAGPATPVRLDETAEIYVVTGARYQAKFAKASGVLQSLRYDGKELLTDASAGPMTQAFRAPLSNDKGFGGWLADDWRDAGLDKLSRVVQSVSAAPQDGAVRVDCVARNEAAHGAIVSRHKWTFHGDGSIELTSRFTPEGDLPPLPRVGLVMRLAGAYDRVEWFGRGPHENYPDRKADAAMGGWSGTVDEQYVAYPRPQETGSKQDVRWLALADDGGHGLRIETTGEPFAFSALRYTQQDLAAQRRAVDLTPRDETVLSIDAAQCGLGNSSCGPGVLQKYAVPAGEHELRLRFTPL comes from the coding sequence ATGTTCCATCGAGCCCAAGTAGCAAGTGCGTTCGCGCTGTTGATCGCGATAGCGTGCGCCTGCGCGCAAGCCGCCGACGCGCCCGATTGGGAGAACGAGCAGGTCGTGCAGATTGATCGTCTGACCGCCCGCGCGACGTTCTGGCCCTTCGACACGGCCGAAGCCGCCCGGCGCGGCGATCGCGACGATTCGTCGCGCGTGATGTCGCTCGACGGCGACTGGCGGTTCCACTGGGTCCCGACGCCCGGCGAGCGCCCCGCCGAGTTCTACGCGCCGAGCTTCGACGCCTCGGCCTGGAAGACGATCCCCGTGCCGTCCAATTGGGAGATGCACGGCTACGGCACGCCGATCTACGTGAGCGCCGGCTACCCGTTCAAGATCGACCCGCCGCGCGTCACCTCGGCGCCGGACCGGGGCGACACCTGTTTCGAAGAGCGCAACCCGGTCGGTTCCTACCGGCGCACGTTCACCCTGCCCGCGGGCTGGAAGGGGCAGCGTGTGTTCCTCCACTTCGCAGGAGTCGAAGGAGCGTTCTACGTCTGGCTCAACGGCGAGCGAGTTGGCTATAGCCAGGGGAGCCGCTCGCCAGCCGAATTTGAAATCACTCACCACGCCCGATCGGGCGTCAACTATCTCGCCGTCGAAGTCTACCGCTTCAGCGACGGCAGCTACCTCGAAGACCAAGACATGTGGCGCCTGAGCGGCGTCCACCGCGAGGTGGTGCTCTACACCACGCCGCCGGAGCGGCTCGCCGACTTCGCCGTGCGGACCACGCTGGCCGACGACCGGCGCACGGCGACGGTGGCGATCGAACCCGAACTCGACGCGCCGCGCGACGGGGACCTCGCAGGTTGGCGGGTGCAGGCCGAGCTGTATGACGCGGCCGGCGCCCCAATAGGCAAAGCGGAGCACGACGCCGAGCCGATCCTCAACCGAGCGGCACGGGCGGGCATCCTGGTCGATCGCACGCCTCAGCGTGGCCAGCCGAAATTCGGTTGGTTAGAAATCAGCGTGCCGCAGCCGAGGCTCTGGAACGCCGAGACGCCCAACCTGTACCGCTTGGTGCTGTCGCTCGTCGACGCCGAGGGCGCCGCGGTCGAGGCGACCGGCTGCGACGTCGGCCTGCGCGACGTTCGTGTGAGCGGTGGCCAGCTGCTCGTGAACGGCCAGCCGGTCCGGCTGCGTGGCGTCAACCGCCACGAGCACGACCCGGTGACCGGCCACGCCGTCTCCCGCGAGCGGATGGTCGAAGACATCGAGTTGCTCAAGCGGGCGAACGTGAACGCGGTCCGCACGTCGCACTACCCGAACGACCCGCGTTGGTACGAGCTGTGCGACCGCTACGGGCTCTACGTGATGGACGAGGCCGACCTCGAGACGCACGGCCTCAGGGGCAAACTGGCGAGCGACCCGCGCTGGGCGTCGGCGTTCTTGGACCGTGGCGTTCGCCTCGCCGAGCGTGACAAGAACCACCCGTCGGTGATCGTCTGGTCGCTGGGCAACGAGTCGGGCTACGGGCCGAACTTCGCGGCGATCGCGGCGTGGCTGCGGGCGTTCGACCCGACGCGGCCGATCCACTACGAAGGCGCGCAAGACTCGCCGAGCGACCCGGAGACGGTCGACTTTGTCAGCCGGTTCTACCCGCGTGTGCGTGAGGAGTATCTCAACCCCGGCGTGCTCGACGCTCAGGCGCCGGAGCGGCCCGAGAACGCCCGTTGGCTGCGGCTGCTCGATCTGGCTGATCAGGAGGAAAGCGACCGCCCCGTCCTGACGAGCGAGTACGCCCACGCGATGGGCAACGCGATGGGCAACCTCACCGAGTACTGGGACGAGATTTACTCTCACCCGCGGATGCTCGGCGGGTTCGTCTGGGACTGGGTCGACCAAGGCATCGAGCGCCACACGCCCGACGGCCGGCGTTACTTGGCGTACGGCGGCGACTTCGGCGACGAGCCGAACCACGGCGCGTTCTGCCTCAATGGTGTGGTGATGGCCGACCGTGGCCTAACCGCGAAGTACCAAGCGGTGAAGAAGGCGTACCAGCCGGTCAAATTCGAGCGGGGCGACGACGGCCTCACCGTGCGGCTGACGAATCGGAATCACTTCACCGACCTGAGTGCTTACGAAATACGTTGGAGCATCGAACGCGGCGGCGAGCAAATCGCCTCGGGCGCATTGCCTTCGATCGGCGCTGCGCCGGGCGAGACGGCAGAAGCCACGGTTCCGTTCACGGCCGACGGCCAACCGGGCGAGCTCTGGCTGCGTGTCAGTGTCCATAGTAAGTCGCCCACGGCTTGGGCCGACGCCGGCCACGAGGTCGCTTGGGGGCAGTGGCGTTTGCCCGAGCTCGAAACGGACACAACCGATAGACCCGCCGGGCCCGCGACGCCGGTGCGGCTCGACGAGACCGCCGAGATCTACGTGGTGACCGGCGCCCGCTACCAGGCTAAATTCGCCAAGGCGAGCGGCGTGCTCCAGTCGCTCCGCTACGACGGCAAGGAGCTGCTCACCGACGCGTCGGCTGGCCCTATGACACAGGCCTTCCGGGCGCCCCTCAGCAACGACAAAGGCTTTGGCGGCTGGCTAGCCGACGATTGGCGCGACGCCGGCCTCGACAAGCTCAGCCGTGTGGTTCAATCGGTTAGCGCCGCGCCCCAGGATGGCGCCGTGCGGGTCGATTGCGTGGCTCGCAACGAAGCCGCCCACGGCGCGATCGTCAGCCGCCACAAGTGGACCTTCCACGGCGACGGCTCGATCGAACTCACCTCGCGGTTCACGCCGGAGGGCGACCTGCCGCCGCTGCCGCGAGTGGGGCTCGTGATGCGGCTGGCTGGCGCTTACGACCGCGTCGAGTGGTTCGGCCGCGGGCCGCACGAGAACTACCCCGACCGCAAGGCGGACGCCGCCATGGGCGGTTGGTCCGGAACGGTCGACGAGCAGTACGTCGCGTACCCCCGGCCGCAGGAGACCGGCTCGAAGCAGGACGTCCGTTGGCTAGCGCTCGCCGACGACGGCGGCCACGGCTTACGGATCGAGACGACCGGCGAACCGTTCGCGTTCTCGGCGCTGCGCTACACGCAGCAAGACTTGGCGGCCCAACGGCGGGCGGTCGACCTCACGCCCCGTGACGAGACGGTGCTCTCGATCGACGCCGCTCAGTGCGGGCTGGGCAACAGCAGTTGCGGACCGGGCGTGCTGCAAAAATACGCCGTCCCTGCGGGCGAGCACGAGCTGCGGCTGCGATTCACGCCGCTTTAA